The Vidua macroura isolate BioBank_ID:100142 chromosome 27, ASM2450914v1, whole genome shotgun sequence genome includes a window with the following:
- the CNP gene encoding 2',3'-cyclic-nucleotide 3'-phosphodiesterase, whose amino-acid sequence MNRSFSKKSHTFLPKIFRKMSTQSAKERPESLHFPFLDDEDTISTLKESKTFFILRGLPGSGKSTLAQAIHDRYKDACKVISVDHYKITPLIRSSIPEEYSKVDEDLVDYCKREVSVIVLDDTHHERERLDQLFDIADKYRYKVIFAEPKTPWRLDCPQLKDKNQWKLSVEELKKMKPSLEKEFLPMYFGWFLSKRSSEILRKAGQAFLDELGSLKAFKKESKYFPSAIEDPKIKIDLTSYFVKRPPGVLHCTTKYTEFGKAAGAEEYAQQEAVKASYGKGFTLSISALFITTKTVGARIELSEQQLLLWPGDADKILPTDNLPRGSRAHITLGCANGVEAVQTGLDLLEFVKLEKAGNKGEQVGEIGGGKLLYFDNGMWMLVLSKKIDVRAIFSGYYGKGKLVPTQSTNKRGAAFSSCTII is encoded by the exons ATG AACAGAAGCTTCTCCAAGAAGAGTCACACTTTCCTGcctaaaatatttagaaaaatgtctACTCAATCAGCGAAAGAGAGACCCGAGAGTTTGCATTTCCCATTCCTGGACGACGAAGACACCATCTCCACGCTCAAAGAATCCAAAACCTTTTTCATCCTCCGGGGCCTGCCTGGCAGTGGGAAGTCCACCCTCGCCCAGGCCATCCACGATCGGTACAAAGACGCCTGCAAGGTCATCTCTGTTGATCACTATAAAATTACACCATTAATAAGAAGCTCCATTCCCGAAGAGTACTCCAAGGTGGATGAGGATCTAGTTGACTATTGCAAACGGGAGGTCAGCGTCATTGTGTTGGATGACACTCACCATGAGCGGGAACGGCTGGACCAGCTCTTTGACATTGCTGACAAGTACCGGTACAAAGTCATCTTCGCTGAGCCCAAAACCCCGTGGCGCTTGGATTGTCCCCAGCTAAAGGACAAGAATCAGTGGAAACTATCTGTGGAAGAGCTGAAGAAGATGAAGCCAAGCTTagagaaggaattcctccccatgtattttgggtggtttttgaGCAAAAGAAGTTCAGAGATCCTGAGGAAGGCTGGCCAGGCATTCTTGGATGAGCTAGGGAGTCTCAAAGCCTTCAAAAAGGAGAGTAAATACT TTCCTTCTGCTATCGAAgatcccaaaataaaaatagatctCACCAGCTACTTTGTGAAGAGGCCACCTGGGGTCCTGCACTGCACCACGAAATACACTGAGTTTGGAAAAGCGGCCGGAGCTGAGGAATATGCGCAGCAGGAA GCCGTGAAGGCTTCCTACGGCAAAGGCTTCACCCTCTCCATCTCGGCGCTGTTCATCACCACAAAGACTGTCGGGGCTCGCATCGAGCTGAgcgagcagcagctgctgctctggcccGGGGATGCTGACAAGATCCTGCCCACGGACAACCTCCCGCGGGGCAGCCGGGCCCACATCACCCTCGGCTGCGCCAACGGCGTCGAAGCCGTCCAGACGGGGCTCGACCTGCTGGAGTTTGTGAagctggaaaaggcagggaacAAAGGGGAGCAAGTGGGGGAAATTGGAGGAGGGAAACTGCTGTATTTTGATAACGGTATGTGGATGCTTGTCCTGTCCAAAAAGATTGATGTGAGGGCAATATTCTCGGGATACTATGGGAAGGGAAAACTCGTGCCAACGCAGAGCACCAACAAACGGGGCGCTGCCTTTAGCTCCTGCACCATCATCTAG
- the ODAD4 gene encoding outer dynein arm-docking complex subunit 4, translating into MADEDLPVVSFGSLMTEGTILSRRGQHDKALGCFNDALKLRAGDKHCLITRSKCFLKLGDTENSLKDAEASLQIDNAFSEGLYQKAETLYTMGDFEFALVFYHRGRRLRPDLHKFQLGINKAEEAIINCIGNPSSVKLESKEELCFVSRQAELQSKKANQKQQNKPKDQKDQKQTKKQSPKTERQLLGQLYADKAYLEKLLKDEDLMQSSTRQGIKVMDLVLSGISYLNQRRDFWQQQKPIYARVYERKVLRQGRMHDKKQKPSDIARSIAKNMEDIELLLARGSAEESCRKAERMLKKIQAWSENEVPNKNELIGNLHSCIGNAQLAMGQMEAALRSHKMDLNCARQNALTDAVSRALDNIGHVYARIGKFQQAINTWEEKIPLAQSSLEKAWLFHEIGRCYLELDKAEVAQDYGQKSLQSADEEGDVEWQLHATVLVAQAQVKLKDYRSAILNFERALEKAKLVPSEAAQNGIIAALDNVSKSFIAELNKDHKDSTVHSREDRLFSSENIKTTTENVEEEEQRNRDQKP; encoded by the exons ATGGCGGACGAGGACCTGCCCGTGGTCTCCTTCGGGAGCCTCATGACCGAGGGGACGATCCTGAGCCGGCGCGGCCAGCACGACAAGGCTCTGGGCTGCTTCAATGAC GCACTGAAGCTGAGAGCAGGAGACAAGCACTGCCTCATCACCCGCTCCAAGTGCTTTCTGAAACTTGGAGACACAGAAAACTCCTTGAAAGATGCTGAAGCCTCGCTCCAAATTGACAATGCATTCTCCGAG GGCCTTTACCAGAAAGCAGAGACGCTGTACACCATGGGGGACTTTGAGTTTGCTCTGGTGTTTTACCACCGAGGCCGAAGGCTCCGCCCCGACCTGCACAAGTTCCAGCTCGGCATCAACAAGGCTGAGGAGGCCATTATCAACTGCATTGGGA ATCCATCCTCGGTGAAGCTGGAGAGCAAGGAGGAGCTGTGCTTTGtgagcaggcaggcagag ctgCAGAGCAAAAAAGCCAAccagaaacagcaaaacaaaccaaaggaTCAAAAGGATCAAAAACAGACAAAGAAGCAGAGTCCAAAAACAGAGCGACAGCTTCTGGGACAGCTTTATGCTGACAAGGCATACCTGGAGAAGTTGCTCAAGGATGAAG ACTTgatgcagagcagcacaaggcAGGGGATCAAAGTCATGGACCTGGTTTTGAGTGGCATCTCCTACCTGAACCAGCGGCGGGacttctggcagcagcagaagccgATTTACGCCCGGGTGTACGAGCGCAAGGTCCTGCGGCAGGGCCGGATGCACGACAAGAAACAGAAACCGTCCGACATTGCCAGATCCATCGCAAAGAATATGGAGGATATTGAGCTGT tgctggcCAGAGGTTCTGCTgaggaaagctgcaggaaagctgAGCGTATGCTGAAAAAGATACAAGCGTGGTCAGAGAATGAAGTTCCCAACAAGAATGAACTGATTGGGAACCTCCACAGCTGCATTGGGAATGCACAGTTGGCAATGGGACAGATGGAGGCAGCTTTGCGCAGCCATAAGATGGATCTGAATTGTGCCAGGCAGAA CGCTCTGACGGACGCCGTGTCCCGGGCCCTGGACAACATCGGCCACGTGTACGCCCGAATCGGCAAGTTCCAGCAGGCCATCAACAC CTGGGAGGAGAAGATTCCACTGGCCCAATCGAGCCTGGAGAAGGCCTGGCTGTTCCATGAAATTGGGCGGTGCTACCTTGAGCTGGATAAAGCTGAAGTAGCCCAAGATTATGGCCAGAAGTCCCTGCAGTCAGCAGATGAAGAGGGAGATGTGGAGTGGCAGCTCCACGCCACCGTGCTGGTGGCACAGGCGCAAG TGAAACTGAAAGATTACCGGTCTGCAATCCTGAATTTTGAAAGGGCTCTGGAGAAGGCAAAGCTTGTTCCCAGTGAAGCTGCTCAAAATGGCATCATTGCG GCCTTAGATAACGTGAGCAAAAGCTTCATTGCAGAGCTGAACAAAGACCACAAAGACAGCACGGTTCACTCACGTGAAG aTCGCCTCTTCAGCAGTGAAAACATAAAAACCACCACCGAGAAcgtggaagaggaggagcaaaGGAATCGAGATCAAAAGCCATAA